The Aureispira anguillae genome contains a region encoding:
- a CDS encoding FecCD family ABC transporter permease produces MNRVSMAPTTASMSIVVKLSTLLLLSVLLSLCVGAYSISLQDIIKILGSGLNLSEGVEERSSFLVFQIRLPRILLGLLVGAGLAIAGAAIQVVFRNPLAEPGLIGISSGSMLLAAAFIVLKDYLPFEMGLLSHYIGLSLAAFLGGLLATILVYKLSSKGGYTSVSTMLLAGVAMTALAGGLTGLLIFYATESQLRDITFWNFGSLGGANWTIVGVLTIIVLLGSGGIIKYAKQLEIMQLGDQEAGYLGVNVEKTKQFVVMLVVLMVGACVAFTGLIGFVGLVVPHLVRIYFKDVSFSITIIYTSLLGAILLSLADTIARTIVAPAELPIGILTSLIGAPFFLWLLVNKKTPYN; encoded by the coding sequence TTGAATAGAGTATCAATGGCTCCCACCACTGCATCCATGTCCATTGTTGTGAAGCTAAGCACTTTACTTTTGTTGAGTGTATTGCTATCGCTTTGCGTGGGAGCCTATTCTATTTCACTACAAGATATCATTAAAATTTTGGGTAGCGGTTTGAACCTAAGCGAAGGGGTAGAAGAGAGGAGCTCCTTTTTAGTTTTTCAAATTAGACTACCTAGAATTTTATTGGGTTTACTAGTTGGAGCAGGATTGGCAATTGCTGGAGCGGCTATACAGGTGGTTTTTCGAAACCCATTGGCTGAACCAGGACTAATTGGTATATCGAGTGGCTCTATGTTATTGGCGGCAGCTTTTATTGTATTAAAAGATTATTTGCCGTTTGAAATGGGATTGTTGTCGCATTATATTGGCTTGTCTCTGGCCGCTTTTTTGGGTGGTTTGCTGGCAACTATATTGGTCTATAAGCTTTCTTCAAAAGGTGGATATACCTCAGTGAGTACCATGTTGCTAGCAGGGGTTGCCATGACTGCTTTGGCAGGAGGCTTAACTGGATTACTAATTTTTTATGCTACAGAATCTCAGTTAAGAGATATTACATTTTGGAATTTTGGTTCCTTAGGGGGAGCCAATTGGACGATTGTAGGAGTATTAACGATAATTGTATTACTCGGAAGTGGAGGAATTATAAAATATGCTAAGCAATTAGAAATTATGCAATTGGGCGACCAAGAAGCGGGTTATTTGGGGGTAAATGTAGAAAAAACAAAGCAGTTTGTTGTAATGCTTGTTGTTCTCATGGTTGGAGCCTGTGTGGCTTTTACAGGATTAATTGGTTTTGTAGGTCTAGTTGTGCCACATTTAGTTCGTATCTATTTTAAGGATGTGTCTTTCTCAATAACTATCATTTATACCAGCTTATTAGGAGCTATTCTACTAAGCTTGGCGGATACTATTGCTCGAACTATTGTAGCCCCTGCCGAACTGCCAATCGGTATTTTAACTTCGCTTATTGGTGCGCCCTTTTTTCTTTGGTTATTGGTGAATAAAAAAACGCCTTATAACTAG
- a CDS encoding heme/hemin ABC transporter substrate-binding protein, producing the protein MKSIINAAIVLAASLFFLLSCTSDADSSSTTVVDTTTAAPKEWRIVSLNGTITELLHTFKLQDKIVGVDVTSTYPESVKSIANLGHTSQLNTEAILELKPNLILIDEKTVGNKALEGLEEAGIDIQVIQIPQTLDGSLKVAQQLGTLLDQTIETEVLAKKIEQNTKKINDLVAKVTEKPKVLFIYARGAQAMMVAGKNTFAEKMIELAGGIPVVQEFESFKPLTAEALLQYQPEAILMFNSGLASLADEAKEQTGKEQLLAIPGVGQTPAGKNQKIITMEGLYLSGFGPRSSDAALELATALHNNELTLLSEVE; encoded by the coding sequence ATGAAATCAATTATAAATGCCGCTATTGTTTTGGCAGCCAGTTTGTTTTTTCTTTTGTCTTGTACTTCTGATGCTGATAGCAGTTCAACTACTGTTGTTGATACCACAACTGCTGCCCCTAAAGAGTGGCGCATTGTTTCCTTAAATGGTACAATTACAGAATTGTTGCATACGTTTAAATTACAAGATAAAATTGTAGGAGTTGATGTAACCAGTACTTATCCTGAAAGTGTTAAATCTATTGCAAATTTGGGACATACCAGCCAACTTAATACCGAAGCAATTTTGGAATTAAAGCCAAATTTGATTCTAATTGATGAAAAGACTGTCGGAAATAAAGCGTTGGAAGGACTCGAAGAAGCGGGAATTGATATTCAAGTGATTCAAATTCCTCAAACCTTAGATGGTTCTTTGAAGGTTGCCCAACAATTGGGGACGCTTTTGGATCAAACCATAGAAACAGAGGTTTTGGCTAAAAAGATAGAACAGAATACCAAAAAAATTAATGATTTAGTAGCCAAGGTGACCGAAAAACCTAAAGTACTGTTTATCTATGCTCGTGGAGCACAAGCAATGATGGTAGCAGGCAAAAACACCTTTGCAGAGAAAATGATCGAATTAGCAGGCGGTATTCCTGTTGTTCAAGAATTTGAATCGTTTAAGCCATTAACAGCAGAAGCGTTGTTGCAATATCAGCCAGAAGCCATCTTAATGTTTAATTCAGGTTTGGCAAGTCTAGCGGATGAAGCTAAGGAACAAACAGGGAAAGAGCAGCTATTGGCAATTCCTGGAGTTGGGCAAACACCTGCTGGCAAAAATCAAAAAATTATTACCATGGAAGGCTTGTACCTATCAGGATTTGGTCCTAGATCAAGTGATGCCGCTTTAGAGCTGGCGACAGCCTTGCATAACAATGAGTTGACTTTATTAAGTGAAGTTGAATAG
- a CDS encoding heme ABC transporter ATP-binding protein: MLNINNITVHLGGETLLEQISFDIQQGDFMVLLGGNGAGKSTLLKTLARSIPYCKGQVLFKEELLGHWNQEELSRNRAVLSQNTFLVFPMNVIEVVLLGRYPYSQGRKPSVKDVAIAYEMLDLMGIAHYADVDITTLSGGEQQRAHIARVLAQVWESSPEHPKLLLLDEPTSNLDIAYQHILLELLQDRVQKHGLVVLTILHDMNLAARYATQIALLKQGKLLAVGKPEETLTPDWIMKAFGVSSIIQEHPIFDCLQVSTY, encoded by the coding sequence ATGCTTAACATCAATAACATAACAGTTCATTTAGGAGGAGAAACTTTGTTGGAGCAAATCAGTTTTGATATTCAACAAGGTGATTTTATGGTTTTGTTGGGCGGAAATGGAGCTGGAAAATCAACGTTATTAAAAACATTGGCTCGCAGTATTCCTTATTGCAAAGGGCAAGTGCTTTTTAAAGAAGAATTATTAGGGCATTGGAATCAGGAAGAATTATCAAGAAATAGAGCTGTTTTATCGCAAAATACATTCTTGGTTTTTCCTATGAATGTAATAGAGGTCGTGCTGTTGGGGCGTTACCCGTATAGTCAAGGTCGAAAGCCAAGTGTAAAGGATGTTGCCATTGCTTACGAAATGCTTGATCTAATGGGAATTGCTCACTATGCCGATGTAGATATTACAACGCTTTCGGGGGGAGAGCAACAACGGGCGCATATTGCTCGAGTGTTGGCGCAAGTATGGGAAAGCAGTCCAGAACACCCCAAATTATTATTACTAGACGAGCCAACTTCTAACTTAGATATTGCCTATCAGCACATCTTATTGGAATTATTGCAGGATCGAGTACAAAAACATGGTTTGGTTGTTTTGACGATTTTGCACGATATGAATTTGGCAGCTCGTTATGCTACTCAAATTGCCTTATTAAAACAAGGAAAATTATTGGCGGTAGGCAAGCCAGAAGAAACACTCACGCCAGATTGGATTATGAAGGCTTTTGGGGTTTCTTCCATTATACAAGAGCATCCTATTTTTGACTGCTTGCAGGTCTCTACTTATTAG